Proteins encoded by one window of Hafnia alvei:
- the csy1 gene encoding type I-F CRISPR-associated protein Csy1, protein MSYQRLAVFIEDYIAGRRQAKLDAFDKEMTKRQAAGEDESTLLQERREVALRYETRNWLTDAVNRIGQISSATHVAKFAHGDSKSSSVISEATENEGYLSTATILNQCIDFTGNAAVFDVANLLKAEVEGDSLLACLQRGDSSVLAELSEDDEQLAFWMTGFTSVLIAKPPASHKLAKQIYIPVEGGYHLLGPLFSSSLAQILHNKLIALRFSEESKEIRAAYKAGTWHPKPLVKFPNLAVMDFCSAKPQTRSLLNVARNGRVWLLSSASPQWKTQDKPPVALKNLFGRGPYERATHTLRRRLIQLLVSAGESNNHAIRQQRDRYIDELIDLLFNIAADLQRREFEGWTADENCQLKPHQQLWLDPWRAKKDEAFFNEREKGDWQDAVANDFAQWLNSHLWCDKLKVGETERREWQTQPLFKRRLHEMEQAIRRCRNE, encoded by the coding sequence ATGTCATATCAAAGGTTGGCCGTTTTTATCGAAGATTACATTGCCGGACGACGGCAAGCAAAACTCGATGCATTTGATAAAGAAATGACTAAACGGCAGGCGGCAGGGGAAGACGAAAGCACCTTGCTACAAGAGCGACGCGAAGTGGCGTTGCGCTATGAAACACGTAACTGGTTAACAGATGCCGTCAACCGTATTGGGCAAATCAGTTCGGCTACTCATGTTGCCAAGTTTGCTCATGGTGATTCAAAAAGTAGCAGTGTTATCAGTGAAGCAACAGAAAACGAAGGCTATCTCTCTACCGCAACGATTTTGAATCAGTGTATTGATTTTACAGGAAATGCGGCGGTTTTTGATGTCGCAAATCTGCTGAAAGCTGAAGTAGAGGGCGATTCGCTGCTAGCCTGTTTACAACGCGGTGATAGCTCTGTGCTGGCTGAACTGTCGGAAGACGACGAGCAGCTTGCGTTTTGGATGACGGGGTTTACTAGCGTCCTTATAGCCAAGCCACCTGCGTCTCATAAGCTGGCAAAGCAGATCTATATTCCTGTTGAAGGGGGATACCATCTGCTTGGACCGCTGTTTTCCTCATCTCTAGCCCAGATTTTGCATAACAAATTGATCGCGTTACGTTTTAGCGAAGAAAGCAAAGAGATTAGGGCGGCGTATAAGGCTGGGACATGGCATCCGAAGCCTCTGGTGAAATTTCCAAACTTAGCGGTAATGGATTTTTGCAGCGCTAAACCTCAGACGAGATCCTTGCTAAACGTTGCGCGTAATGGGCGTGTGTGGCTTCTATCCTCAGCGTCACCACAGTGGAAAACTCAGGACAAACCGCCAGTGGCATTGAAGAACCTTTTCGGTAGAGGTCCATATGAACGTGCAACCCACACGTTGCGCCGTCGACTGATTCAACTATTGGTCAGTGCGGGAGAAAGCAATAATCACGCTATTCGCCAGCAGCGCGACCGTTACATCGACGAGCTTATCGACTTGTTATTCAACATCGCGGCTGATCTACAACGTAGGGAATTTGAGGGCTGGACAGCAGATGAAAATTGCCAGCTCAAACCTCACCAGCAGCTTTGGCTCGATCCGTGGCGGGCAAAAAAAGATGAGGCATTTTTTAACGAGCGCGAAAAAGGTGACTGGCAAGATGCGGTAGCCAATGATTTTGCCCAGTGGTTAAACAGCCATTTGTGGTGTGACAAACTCAAGGTCGGGGAAACCGAGCGCCGAGAATGGCAGACCCAGCCACTCTTCAAGCGTCGTCTGCACGAAATGGAGCAGGCTATAAGGAGATGCCGCAATGAGTAA
- the cas3f gene encoding type I-F CRISPR-associated helicase Cas3f produces the protein MNILLISQCSKNALVASRRILDQFAERKGDGTWQTAITLDGVNTLRRLLRKTARRNTAVACHWIKSGGQTELLWIVGNLRRFNAQGAVPTNRTMRDVLKSQDENQWHSAEAISLLAGIAGLFHDFGKANALFQGVLQGKSGHRYQPFRHEWISVRLFQAFIGTQTDKQWLDKLGRLAPQDENEWLASLQKDSKEKSDSPLVNLPPLARVVAWLIISHHRLPQYLGKNEPELSSSKTWLENQLNVYWSALNHEKSDWRESDFDKVWTFPKGTPLRSQTWRNKANQLAKRAAHAVSLPDFGSLDQTFTVHLARLALMLADHHYSSQKPMPGWQDETYHAWANTEEGKLKQKLDEHVVGVSHHAFLLGRTFAALRRQLPAISRHKGFRERAKGARYQWQNKAWDKAASLRECSQSQGFFGINMASTGCGKTFANARIMYALAREDEGCRFTVALGLRTLTLQTGEALRARLGLGEDDLAVLVGSRAVRELHNEPDDDNNSASGKDLFESHQYVHYDGVPNTGPLRQWLETDTKLRQLVDAPVLVATIDHLMPATEGVRGGKQIAPMLRLLTSDLVLDEPDDFEIEDQHALCRLVNWAGMLGGRVLLSSATLPPAFVQVLFSAYCTGRQAYQQACGEPGLPLNVCCAWFDEDDACTGEFGRPKDFYDAHCNFAGQRAKRLPVKPVLRRAEIVTVLPPSSKTEVVIDAITKTLHDNMFALHAKHHEEHADKSVSLGLVRMANINPLVATAKALMAMSSPDGFCVHYCVYHSQHPLVMRSYMEKRLDAAFSRSGENNSLWDKPEIRRVVEQSTAKHHLFVVLATSVVEVGRDWDADWGIIEPSSMRSLIQFAGRIQRHRQKPPQSPNLLILNKNVRAYRQRTPAMCQPGFETKLFQLVSHDLNEILQPEQYQHINAVPRILDMLSKPVEGQCYTSLVDLEHGRSQLELMGNERKYPVAVHWWRLPVNWNGELQRRTPFRRSQPERQYFLRMEDEFDEPKFFFRDDDSAAGWKAAGEFTYQQLNMAEGVSAWMAMDYEQVLQSVADAREMALANVCERYGEINLRVSKEQEAEVWLWNPVLGVFRHI, from the coding sequence ATGAATATTTTGCTTATCTCCCAATGCAGCAAAAATGCGCTGGTTGCTTCGCGCCGGATCCTCGATCAGTTTGCCGAGCGCAAAGGCGACGGTACATGGCAAACGGCGATAACGTTGGATGGGGTGAATACGCTACGCCGTTTATTGCGCAAAACGGCAAGAAGAAATACCGCGGTCGCCTGCCATTGGATTAAAAGCGGCGGGCAAACTGAGTTGCTATGGATTGTAGGAAATCTCCGGCGGTTTAACGCCCAAGGAGCCGTACCGACAAATCGCACTATGCGCGATGTTCTCAAAAGCCAAGATGAAAATCAGTGGCACAGCGCTGAAGCGATTAGTTTATTGGCGGGTATTGCTGGGTTGTTTCATGATTTTGGGAAAGCTAATGCGCTGTTTCAAGGGGTGTTGCAGGGCAAAAGCGGCCATCGTTACCAGCCGTTTCGCCATGAGTGGATATCCGTGCGGCTGTTTCAGGCTTTTATTGGTACGCAAACCGATAAACAGTGGTTGGATAAATTGGGCAGGCTAGCACCACAAGACGAAAATGAGTGGCTGGCAAGCCTACAAAAAGACAGCAAAGAGAAGAGCGATAGCCCACTTGTCAATCTGCCACCGCTGGCGCGAGTGGTCGCTTGGCTGATTATTTCTCATCACCGTTTGCCGCAGTATTTAGGGAAAAATGAGCCAGAGCTATCCAGTAGTAAGACATGGCTGGAAAATCAACTTAATGTGTATTGGAGTGCGCTCAACCACGAAAAAAGCGATTGGCGCGAAAGTGATTTTGATAAAGTTTGGACGTTTCCCAAAGGTACGCCGCTGCGCAGTCAAACTTGGCGTAATAAAGCTAATCAGCTGGCGAAGCGGGCTGCTCATGCCGTGTCTCTGCCCGATTTTGGCTCACTTGATCAAACATTTACCGTGCACCTTGCCCGTTTAGCCTTGATGCTAGCGGATCATCATTATTCCTCGCAGAAACCAATGCCTGGCTGGCAGGATGAAACCTACCACGCATGGGCAAATACCGAAGAGGGTAAGCTAAAGCAAAAACTGGATGAGCATGTTGTTGGCGTTAGCCACCATGCTTTCCTGTTGGGACGAACTTTCGCCGCGCTGCGCCGTCAGTTGCCCGCTATTTCACGACATAAAGGCTTTCGAGAAAGGGCAAAAGGTGCGCGTTACCAGTGGCAAAACAAGGCGTGGGATAAGGCTGCAAGCCTACGTGAATGTTCGCAAAGTCAGGGTTTCTTCGGCATCAATATGGCCTCTACAGGCTGCGGAAAAACGTTCGCCAACGCACGTATCATGTATGCACTTGCACGTGAAGACGAGGGATGTCGTTTCACCGTTGCGCTAGGGCTACGTACGCTTACATTACAAACCGGCGAAGCATTACGCGCAAGGCTTGGGTTGGGTGAGGACGATTTAGCGGTGCTGGTTGGTTCTCGCGCGGTGCGAGAGCTGCACAACGAGCCTGATGACGATAATAACAGCGCGTCGGGAAAAGACCTTTTTGAGTCACATCAATATGTACATTACGACGGTGTACCTAATACTGGGCCACTGCGTCAGTGGCTGGAAACGGACACTAAGCTGCGCCAATTGGTGGACGCACCAGTGCTGGTCGCCACTATCGATCATCTGATGCCAGCCACTGAAGGCGTGCGTGGTGGCAAGCAAATTGCCCCGATGCTGCGATTGCTGACCAGCGATTTGGTGCTCGATGAGCCGGATGATTTTGAGATTGAAGATCAGCATGCGCTTTGTCGCTTGGTGAACTGGGCGGGAATGCTCGGTGGACGTGTGTTGCTCTCTTCTGCCACATTGCCGCCCGCGTTTGTACAGGTTTTATTCTCTGCCTACTGCACGGGGCGCCAAGCTTATCAGCAAGCCTGTGGTGAACCGGGATTGCCGCTCAATGTTTGCTGTGCGTGGTTTGATGAAGATGACGCCTGCACGGGTGAATTTGGTCGTCCTAAAGATTTTTATGATGCTCATTGTAATTTTGCAGGACAGCGTGCAAAACGGCTACCGGTCAAACCTGTGCTGCGCAGGGCAGAGATTGTTACGGTTTTACCACCGTCGTCTAAAACCGAGGTGGTCATTGATGCGATAACAAAGACTCTCCACGACAATATGTTCGCGCTGCATGCGAAGCACCATGAAGAGCATGCGGATAAATCAGTCTCACTAGGGCTGGTTCGCATGGCGAATATCAATCCGTTGGTCGCCACCGCTAAAGCGTTGATGGCGATGTCTTCGCCTGATGGATTTTGCGTTCACTATTGTGTTTATCACAGTCAACATCCGTTGGTGATGCGTTCATACATGGAAAAACGGCTCGATGCCGCGTTTTCCCGCTCGGGAGAGAATAACTCACTCTGGGATAAGCCGGAGATCCGGCGGGTGGTAGAACAAAGCACAGCCAAACATCATTTATTCGTTGTGCTGGCTACTTCCGTGGTCGAAGTTGGCCGCGACTGGGACGCCGACTGGGGCATTATTGAGCCAAGCTCGATGCGTTCACTGATTCAGTTTGCTGGGCGTATTCAGCGCCATCGGCAGAAACCTCCACAAAGTCCAAACTTGCTCATCCTCAATAAAAACGTGCGTGCATACCGCCAGAGAACCCCAGCGATGTGTCAGCCCGGTTTTGAAACAAAACTCTTTCAACTCGTCAGCCACGATCTCAATGAGATCCTGCAACCAGAGCAATATCAGCATATTAATGCGGTGCCGCGGATTTTGGATATGTTATCAAAACCCGTCGAGGGTCAGTGTTACACCAGTCTGGTCGATCTTGAGCATGGGCGTTCACAGCTGGAGTTAATGGGCAACGAGAGGAAATATCCTGTTGCCGTGCACTGGTGGCGGCTGCCGGTTAACTGGAATGGCGAACTGCAACGCCGTACGCCGTTTCGCCGTTCGCAGCCGGAAAGACAATATTTTCTGCGCATGGAGGATGAGTTTGATGAGCCGAAATTTTTCTTCCGTGATGACGATAGTGCCGCAGGCTGGAAAGCCGCCGGAGAATTCACTTATCAGCAACTGAATATGGCAGAAGGCGTCTCTGCATGGATGGCAATGGATTATGAACAGGTATTACAGAGCGTAGCCGACGCTCGAGAGATGGCGCTTGCTAATGTCTGCGAGCGGTATGGCGAAATCAACCTGCGCGTGAGTAAAGAACAGGAGGCCGAAGTGTGGTTATGGAACCCCGTGTTGGGTGTGTTTAGGCATATTTAA
- the cas1f gene encoding type I-F CRISPR-associated endonuclease Cas1f — MNSNDFSPSDLKTILHSKRSNIYYLQYCRVLVNGGRVEYVTDEGRESLYWNIPIANTTVVMLGTGTSVTQAAMREFARAGVLVGFCGGGGTPLFAANEVEVDVSWLAPQSEYRPTEYLQNWVSFWFDDDKRLAAAVRFQRVRTEQIRRHWLGSLMQREERFRVDESRLQALLQRYEQNLEKCANHTDLMVQEAVMTKALYKLASDSTQYGEFTRAKRGGGTDMANRFLDHGNYLAYGLAAVAAWVTGLPHGLAVLHGKTRRGGLVFDIADLIKDALVLPQAFIAAMAGDDEQEFRQRCLTGFQRAEVLDTMIETLQDTAQQLGQSKP; from the coding sequence GTGAACAGCAATGATTTCTCTCCCTCTGATCTGAAAACTATTCTGCATTCAAAACGCTCAAATATTTATTACCTCCAATATTGCCGAGTATTAGTTAACGGCGGTCGAGTGGAATATGTGACGGATGAAGGGCGCGAATCACTGTATTGGAATATTCCCATCGCGAATACCACCGTGGTTATGTTGGGCACCGGAACCTCGGTCACTCAGGCCGCAATGCGAGAGTTTGCCCGTGCAGGCGTATTGGTCGGTTTTTGCGGCGGAGGGGGAACGCCCTTATTTGCGGCAAATGAGGTTGAGGTAGATGTCTCGTGGTTAGCTCCGCAAAGCGAGTATCGTCCCACTGAGTACCTGCAAAACTGGGTGAGCTTTTGGTTTGATGACGATAAACGTTTAGCCGCTGCGGTGCGTTTTCAGCGCGTGCGGACCGAGCAAATTCGTCGTCATTGGTTAGGTTCGTTAATGCAACGTGAGGAGCGCTTCAGAGTAGATGAATCACGCTTGCAGGCTTTGCTGCAACGCTATGAGCAAAATTTGGAGAAGTGCGCCAATCATACCGATTTGATGGTGCAAGAGGCGGTAATGACGAAGGCCTTGTATAAGCTTGCCTCGGATTCAACCCAATACGGTGAGTTTACCCGCGCCAAACGCGGCGGCGGCACTGATATGGCAAACCGCTTTCTCGATCATGGCAACTATTTGGCCTATGGTCTGGCGGCGGTGGCAGCTTGGGTTACGGGCTTACCGCATGGTCTCGCGGTGCTGCATGGTAAAACGCGGCGCGGCGGCTTAGTTTTCGATATTGCTGATTTGATCAAAGACGCGCTGGTTTTGCCACAGGCCTTCATTGCTGCAATGGCGGGAGACGACGAGCAAGAGTTTCGCCAACGTTGTTTAACCGGTTTTCAGCGCGCAGAAGTCTTGGATACGATGATTGAAACGTTGCAGGATACCGCCCAGCAGCTCGGCCAGAGCAAGCCATGA
- the moaE gene encoding molybdopterin synthase catalytic subunit MoaE, producing MENTRIRVGLDNFSVGDEYQWLSQCEDDGAVVTFTGKVRNHNLGDNVSALTLEHYPGMTEKALNEIVAEARSRWPLQRISLIHRIGAMYPGDEIVFVGVTSAHRSMAFDAAEFIMDYLKTRAPFWKREATEQGDRWVDARDSDQQAAKRW from the coding sequence ATGGAAAATACCCGTATTCGCGTAGGTCTCGACAATTTTAGCGTCGGTGACGAATACCAATGGCTATCGCAGTGCGAAGACGATGGCGCAGTGGTGACTTTCACTGGCAAGGTGCGCAACCATAATCTTGGCGATAACGTCAGCGCATTGACCTTAGAGCACTATCCTGGGATGACAGAAAAAGCGTTAAATGAAATTGTGGCAGAAGCCCGTTCGCGCTGGCCTCTACAGCGTATTTCGCTGATCCACCGCATTGGCGCCATGTATCCCGGCGATGAAATTGTATTCGTTGGCGTGACCAGCGCACATCGCAGCATGGCCTTTGATGCCGCCGAGTTCATTATGGACTACCTCAAAACCCGCGCGCCGTTCTGGAAACGAGAAGCCACCGAGCAGGGCGACCGCTGGGTCGACGCCCGCGACAGTGACCAACAAGCGGCAAAACGCTGGTAA
- the moaD gene encoding molybdopterin synthase sulfur carrier subunit — MIKVLFFAQVRELIETDELQCELYPTVEALRAALAERGDKWALALETGKLLAAVNQTLVEFTHPLQVGDEVAFFPPVTGG; from the coding sequence ATGATTAAAGTTCTATTTTTTGCTCAGGTACGTGAGCTGATTGAAACCGATGAGCTTCAATGTGAACTCTATCCGACGGTTGAAGCGCTGCGCGCTGCGCTGGCCGAGCGTGGCGACAAATGGGCTCTGGCGTTGGAGACGGGCAAATTGCTTGCTGCGGTAAACCAAACGCTGGTGGAGTTCACGCATCCTCTGCAAGTGGGTGATGAAGTGGCCTTCTTCCCACCGGTTACTGGGGGTTAA
- the moaC gene encoding cyclic pyranopterin monophosphate synthase MoaC, whose translation MSQLTHINAAGEAHMVDVSAKAETVREARAEAYVEMKPETLAMIVEGKHHKGDVFATARIAGIQAAKRTWELIPLCHPLLLTKVEVQLSAEVDTSRVRIESCCRLTGKTGVEMEALTAASVAALTIYDMCKAVQKDMVIGPVRLLAKSGGKSGDFKADAS comes from the coding sequence ATGAGCCAACTTACCCATATCAATGCGGCCGGTGAAGCCCACATGGTCGATGTTTCTGCCAAAGCAGAAACCGTGCGTGAAGCGCGCGCTGAAGCTTATGTTGAAATGAAGCCCGAAACGCTGGCGATGATTGTTGAAGGCAAACACCATAAGGGTGATGTCTTTGCAACCGCGCGTATTGCAGGTATTCAGGCGGCAAAACGTACGTGGGAGCTGATCCCGCTTTGTCATCCACTGTTGCTGACCAAAGTTGAAGTTCAGCTTTCCGCTGAAGTCGATACCAGCCGTGTGCGTATTGAGTCCTGCTGTCGTTTAACCGGTAAAACCGGCGTGGAGATGGAAGCATTAACCGCCGCGTCGGTGGCGGCGTTGACCATCTATGACATGTGCAAAGCGGTGCAAAAAGATATGGTTATCGGCCCGGTTCGTCTGCTGGCGAAAAGCGGCGGCAAATCCGGTGATTTTAAGGCGGATGCATCATGA
- the moaA gene encoding GTP 3',8-cyclase MoaA, which translates to MLQLTDAFERKFYYLRLSITDVCNFRCTYCLPDGYKPNGHANKSFLSLDEIRRVSRAFAELGTEKVRLTGGEPSLRRDFVDIISAVRENPSIRTLAVTTNGYRMARDIADWRAAGLTAVNVSVDSLDARQFHAITGEDKLKQVMQGIDAAFDAGFEKVKVNTVLMRDVNDRSLNGFLNWIKTRPIQMRFIELMETGDGGNLFRKHHVSGEVIRDQLLALGWQRQERSRSDGPAQVFSHPDYLGEVGLIMPYEKDFCASCNRLRVSAIGNLHLCLFGESGIPLRDLLAGDEHLDELKMRIQGGLRHKKQTHFLHDGNIGHTQNLSFIGG; encoded by the coding sequence ATGCTCCAACTGACTGACGCATTTGAGCGTAAGTTTTATTACTTGCGCCTTTCGATCACAGACGTATGCAATTTTCGCTGTACGTACTGCCTGCCAGACGGCTACAAACCGAATGGTCATGCCAACAAAAGCTTCTTATCTCTCGATGAGATCCGCCGCGTCAGTCGTGCATTTGCCGAATTGGGCACCGAGAAGGTGCGTTTAACCGGCGGTGAGCCCTCCTTGCGTCGCGATTTTGTCGACATCATTTCTGCGGTACGTGAAAACCCATCGATTCGAACGCTGGCAGTCACCACTAACGGCTATCGCATGGCGCGTGATATTGCTGATTGGCGCGCTGCCGGTCTAACGGCGGTTAACGTGAGCGTGGATAGCCTTGATGCCCGGCAGTTTCACGCCATCACCGGTGAAGATAAGCTCAAGCAGGTGATGCAGGGCATTGACGCGGCATTTGATGCCGGTTTTGAAAAGGTGAAAGTGAACACCGTGCTGATGCGCGACGTTAACGATCGCAGCCTGAACGGTTTTCTTAACTGGATTAAAACCCGCCCGATTCAAATGCGCTTTATTGAGCTGATGGAAACCGGAGACGGCGGCAATTTATTCCGCAAACATCATGTTTCAGGCGAAGTCATCCGCGATCAATTGCTGGCCCTTGGCTGGCAACGCCAAGAACGCTCTCGCAGCGATGGCCCTGCACAGGTTTTCAGCCATCCTGATTATCTGGGCGAAGTCGGGCTGATCATGCCTTATGAAAAAGACTTCTGCGCCAGCTGTAACCGCCTGCGAGTGTCTGCCATCGGCAATTTGCACCTGTGTTTGTTCGGTGAATCTGGCATTCCGTTACGCGATCTATTGGCGGGCGATGAACATCTTGATGAGCTGAAAATGCGTATCCAAGGCGGTTTGCGGCATAAAAAGCAAACGCATTTCTTGCATGATGGCAACATCGGGCATACGCAGAACCTTTCCTTCATCGGCGGCTAA
- the yvcK gene encoding uridine diphosphate-N-acetylglucosamine-binding protein YvcK — MRNRALADLDKVVALGGGHGLGRVMSALSPLGSRLTGIVTTTDNGGSTGRIRRSEGGIAWGDMRNCLNQLITEPSVASAMFEYRFNGNGELAGHNLGNLMLKALDHLSVRPLEAINLIRSLLKVDASLIPMSEQPVDLNAIDQDGHVIYGEVNIDQLKEMPAQLMLEPQVQATREAVDAIEKADLILIGPGSFLTSLMPLLLLEDLTRALRRTRAHMIYIGNLGKELSVAAAALTLPDKLRIMEEAIGGHAIDGVVVGPKVNIQGMENRVVVQETLEASDIPYRHDRDLLRMAIEKALQQLS; from the coding sequence ATGCGAAACCGCGCTTTAGCCGACCTCGATAAGGTCGTCGCTTTGGGAGGCGGACACGGTCTTGGCCGCGTCATGTCAGCCTTGTCTCCTCTGGGTTCACGTTTAACCGGCATTGTCACCACCACGGATAACGGCGGCTCCACCGGGCGTATTCGCCGCTCGGAAGGCGGTATTGCGTGGGGCGATATGCGTAACTGTTTGAATCAGCTGATCACCGAGCCCAGCGTGGCCTCTGCCATGTTTGAATATCGTTTTAACGGTAACGGTGAATTAGCGGGGCATAACCTTGGAAATCTGATGTTAAAAGCATTAGATCACCTGAGCGTGCGTCCGCTGGAAGCGATTAACCTGATCCGCAGTTTGCTCAAGGTTGACGCTTCGCTTATTCCAATGTCAGAACAGCCGGTCGATCTCAACGCCATCGATCAAGATGGCCATGTAATTTATGGCGAAGTGAACATCGATCAGCTTAAAGAAATGCCTGCGCAGCTGATGCTTGAACCACAGGTACAGGCAACACGTGAAGCCGTTGACGCCATCGAAAAAGCCGATCTGATCCTGATTGGCCCTGGCAGTTTCTTAACCAGCCTGATGCCTTTATTGCTATTGGAAGATCTGACGCGTGCCCTGCGCCGCACCCGCGCGCATATGATTTACATCGGTAATCTAGGAAAAGAGCTGAGCGTTGCGGCGGCAGCCCTAACCCTGCCCGATAAGCTGCGCATCATGGAAGAAGCCATCGGCGGGCATGCTATCGACGGCGTTGTCGTGGGACCAAAGGTCAACATCCAAGGAATGGAAAACCGCGTGGTGGTGCAGGAAACGCTGGAAGCCAGCGATATTCCCTACCGCCACGACCGCGATCTTCTGCGCATGGCTATTGAGAAAGCGTTACAGCAGTTGAGTTAA
- a CDS encoding nicotinamide mononucleotide deamidase-related protein YfaY — MLRLEMLCTGDEVLHGQIIDTNSAWLADYLFQQGIPMRARSTVGDALEDLVSTLQLRSQYADVLIVNGGLGPTSDDLSAQAAADALGERLVEHPEWIAQMEAYFASRGRPMSDSNRKQAMIPASAEMIDNPVGTACGFAIQLNGCWIFFTPGVPSEFKVMVEQQILPRLRQRFTLSEPPLCLRLTTFGRSESGLAQQLDSLPLPPNTTLGYRSSMPIIELKLTGPSSQREAMVETWQHVRAVAGENCVFEGTAGLPHDVAVLLRERGLRLALSEQFTAGLLSWQLRSADAPLGNGELPEHSGNSSLKEVASRARILATHSGVDLTIAIGELQDDCISVVLHSAQDTFGQTMVYSSQRHSQRIRQEMTAMLALDMLRRWLTGQSPYGNYEWLKPTETL, encoded by the coding sequence ATGCTACGTCTAGAAATGCTCTGTACGGGTGACGAGGTATTGCACGGCCAAATCATTGATACGAATTCCGCATGGCTGGCAGATTATCTCTTTCAGCAGGGGATCCCGATGCGTGCGCGCAGCACCGTGGGTGATGCACTGGAAGATTTAGTGTCCACTCTACAGTTGCGTAGCCAATATGCTGACGTTCTGATCGTGAATGGCGGCTTAGGGCCGACCAGCGATGACCTCAGCGCGCAGGCTGCAGCAGACGCTCTAGGCGAGCGACTGGTTGAGCATCCTGAGTGGATCGCACAGATGGAAGCTTATTTTGCTTCACGCGGGCGTCCGATGTCTGATAGCAATCGCAAGCAGGCGATGATCCCAGCCAGCGCCGAGATGATTGATAATCCGGTCGGCACCGCCTGCGGTTTTGCTATCCAGCTCAACGGTTGCTGGATTTTCTTTACGCCGGGCGTGCCTTCTGAATTTAAAGTGATGGTCGAACAGCAAATTTTGCCGCGTTTGCGTCAGCGCTTTACGCTATCGGAGCCACCGCTTTGTTTACGACTGACGACGTTTGGCCGCTCCGAAAGCGGTTTAGCGCAGCAACTGGACTCATTACCTCTGCCGCCAAACACCACGTTGGGCTATCGCTCGTCGATGCCAATCATCGAATTAAAACTGACAGGCCCGTCTTCCCAGCGCGAAGCGATGGTTGAAACTTGGCAGCATGTACGCGCGGTTGCGGGCGAAAACTGTGTGTTTGAAGGCACGGCGGGCTTGCCGCACGACGTTGCTGTTCTTCTGCGTGAGCGCGGGCTACGTTTGGCCCTGAGCGAGCAATTTACCGCCGGATTGTTAAGTTGGCAGTTACGTTCTGCCGATGCGCCTTTGGGCAATGGCGAACTGCCGGAGCACAGCGGTAACAGCAGCTTGAAAGAGGTCGCGTCGCGGGCACGTATTTTAGCGACTCACAGCGGCGTGGATTTAACGATTGCAATAGGCGAACTGCAAGACGATTGCATCAGCGTAGTGCTGCATTCGGCACAAGATACTTTCGGCCAAACGATGGTGTATAGCTCACAGCGTCACAGCCAACGTATTCGTCAGGAAATGACGGCAATGCTAGCGCTGGATATGCTGCGCCGATGGCTCACAGGGCAATCGCCTTATGGCAATTATGAATGGTTAAAGCCGACAGAAACGCTGTGA